The sequence TGGGTTGCGTCGCGTGTGTCTCAATGTGCGCCTTGCCTAAATAACTGATTGGTAATTGCCCTGTTGCAAAGCCCAATATCGAAagaagagagagagagagcgaGAGAAACTTCCCTTGTATTCACAAAACATGTTTTGTTgtgttttatatttacaattttcctatttgtttgtttacatttaagttatctattttattatgacatcatatttattttgaattggATAATTATTGGTAAGACATGGGACTGATTCTCACCGCCCGTATGCAATTATCGATGACCTTATGGGTTGttgaaatgttttattttacgAAACCCAACCTATTTTTGGTTAGAATGTGATAGATACTTTCAAAACTCGTTGGTGTATTTCTACATTGTGGATAATAacatattgtgtttttttacaatttaggTAAATGTAACCGTCGTAAATACCCAGGATTAAGGTTTCTGATAACCTATCTATATTTTTGAACTATTTATTTTGTGAACAGTAAAGCCTGCACCTTAAATTTCATCGAAgtacctttttaaatttatttcacagaacacaaatatagatttatttatttaaagaacagtGCTGTTGTaggtatgtatttattttggtaACTCACCTatgatacaatttttaattgctACATTTAGTTGaagtataaaaaataggtgACTTTTCATTCATCTTTccaatattcataaaaaattaaacctattTGTTTTCAAGATAgtagtttctttatttaaagtaaaaaatgatTATCATACATTGCTATTCTTTACATCAGTTGCTATTTTGTATCCAAACAACAGATTTTTAGGTGGTCTCAGAGGACTAAATCAAGAGGTGGTATGTCTGGAGATCCAGGAGGCAATTTCTATAGGAACTCTTCATAGAAAATGTAatcaattttcttctaaaaataaattgctgTGCATCTCTCTAATTCATGATCAGAGGTTCCATATAATTTTCTAGCATGTTAGCataaattttgccatttaaatttccttctttaaatgttatttcTTGTCCAAACagtatcaaattaaaaatccaatgtAATAATTCTAGTAACAGTAACATTtcaccttttaaaataaaaataagaaaattgtaattttctcttgtaatttttattgtaattttttctaggtctgaataaacaaaagtaataaaatgtttaatagtttCAAGATGAATgctataataatagtaataagaattttcttaaatatttaataaattaataatacaaatataattgtaatttattgtatttattaattaaatttaattcaagttttatttaatgACCAAAAAACTACTACATTGAAGGTATTGATTGATAGATATTGTACTATTGAAGGTTGCTTGCCAATGCTTAAAATAAACTTAGATTAAACTGACAAGCATTACCAAATCGCTTACCAATCAGTCTTTTGCAACAGAGTTGCAAAATTTTTCCTTATTCCAAGACAAAACTTTATCATTTTAGCTTTAgcaagcattttattttctaaactaCCTACTTGTTTTCtttataaaccaatattttccaaaacaataaaaatattggttgAATTAGGACCTTCAAAGAAAGTACCAGaaaacatacaatttttaattaacctgTCAAATTTATGGAATTGAAATGATATCATAAACTCAAATTGTAAAGAATAAAGATAAAGAAGTATGGCAAAAGAGGAAATCCAGAGTAGTGTATTGCTCATAGAAAATAAATCTAGACAGATGTGgccaattattatttaaacctGGATTTCCCACAGATcaatgtaattaatatttttcaagcaTTCTTTTGGATATAGCCAAAAAATTGCCGTCAGATAAGACTAATCCAATATAGCTCATTATAACTCTCAAAATCTATGCTCCTAGGGCCCTGCACTGAACAGTAGGTTTCTTCATTGTTAATGAATCTGTCAAAGAGTAATTCAAAGGATGTTTATGAACTAAGCAATAAGCTTCTGATGAGTAATAAATGTGGCATTTTACATCCTATGATGATCATAGTAAATGGCTGCTTTTATAAAGGTATTTTTCTATATTGCCTTAAGACATTTATACCATGGCTCTATTTTGAAAACAGAGTAAATAATTACAGACCAATCCCTACATGGTTTCCACTCTGGGTAAGGTGATGGGATTTGGAAGATGATTGTTggagttttcaaataaaaataagttttttgctCCCTGTCAGTTTGGTTTCTGAAAGGGGCTGTCCATAATTGATGCCATTATGACTCTGGTTACATAGTGGTTAAGGATTTTGAGATAGAGGAATAGGCCACATGGCTTTCTGTGACCTCTAAAAGATCTTTGATTGTGTCTTGTCTCTCTACTTTACTTAAGTcatatttatcaaatagttGTTAAGTTTGAGGGAGAAAGATCATCATCACTACCAGTGCAGGTTGGGTTGCTCAGGGATCTGTTTTTGTGTTCATCATCTTTATGATATAGGTAAATGATCTCTTCCATAATATGTTTAACTCAGAGGAAACAACTGATGATACTGCATTTTATACATCTAGTGGGGAGGTGAAAATTCAAAATGAAGTTGCTTTGGCACAACAGTGTGTTTTGCACAACAATTTTAAGCTTTAATATGATGATTGATGATGTGTACATTTTTAGTAATCatatgttttatattaatatggTGTACCTATTTTagaagtgtattttttttaagcgctcatattttatagttttaaaattttaaaatgtgctTTATTATTGTACTCGTTAAAAGTATCCTTATATCTTTGATAATGCTAAAACATAAAGACTCATTTAAGTCCACATCCCATATCTAAAGACAAAACaatcttaaaagttaaaatagcatatatatattataaaacaagGGAAGAAAAAGATCATATTCAAAACACTCACATTTTTTATTCATGTATTTAATGAGCCTTTGCTGTGGAACTGAAATAACataacagttttaccactaaccacaATTCTTTATTTCCTTATATTCTTATAGTCAATTGTATAGTTGAGTATTGAATTATATATTGTTTAATTAGTGTTTAAACTTTGTTCAACCATACTTCCTTGAATTTTtcgctctattagttacatctttaatatataattttttaatatagtattCTTCCTTCTCTATAGTATAACACTTCTAAGCagagagaataaaataaagagttctGGTTGAAGATTGCACATTAaacaggtattttttttaagttctttgtGGAATATTTAAATGTGTCCAAGTTATCAATTCTAGACAGTCTGATAATTGAATgattaaataattgaattatttataattttgtaggACGTCTCTAAATCAATCCTCCTTTTTTTACACAATGACTCCTAGCTTAAAAGCAAGAAATGTAATGaacctttatttatttcaaaggaGATGAAATGACGTTATCATTATCTTAGTTTAATAATACTTATGAGTATTGTTACCTAAGACAGGAGTAAATTCAACATCAAAACTTACGTGGTTCAAAACATTTTAGACAATTTTTCCAAACAAAGAATGTGATCCTAATGTGTGAATCAGAATTATTATTGTCTAAAGATAAAAATTCCGTCCCGGACAGCACGGCGGGTTGGTTGCCTGCTGTGCAGTCGTGAAGTCTTGGGTTCGAATCCCAGCGGTGGCATGGTTGTTGGCGTCTGTCTAATTTAGTATATAATTGTAATTTTGTGGCTAAAACACTTAGAAGGGTGCAAATTTGGGTATATCATTAAAACATTGAGATTGTAATTCTTTCAAATACCTGATAAAgtttattctttaattatagAAAGTATGATTCTTTAAGAAACAGTATTATATAATgtgaatgttttaaaataaattaataatatgatattaacatttaacttattataacaatttcattaattttaatcttagGGTATTTAAGTAATAATTCAAGGTGTATCATAAGTCATGGCCCTAACTGGAGAAGGTAATGAAGGATGTAATTTCTGATAGAAATTCCAATTCCTCACCATTTTTAAGCAATCAGATTAGcacaaaatgttttatattctttttgcaaaaaaaaacatttatttctattaaaataacaaaaattaaaggagGAATTGGGCTCCACGTTAAACGATCAGAATTGACCTCCGCCGCCATTGTCTACCTCAGTTTGGACTATGTCGACCATATTGATTAGTGcgaatttatttaagtacaaataactaaatgtcaaaataaactCATCTCATTTACTTTTCACTAGACCTATTACTAAATGCAAAGTTATAATACTAATGcacattaatattgtttttaaactgaTCAAACTCCAGACACAAATCCacatgaatttaaattaacggttttgaagaaaaaaatttttttatagcaagATGTATTTCAATTGtgctatataatattattaacatttaattaacCTAACGGTAATCGAATCTATGTTATTTGAAAAACCGTCCAATGTCGTGTCAATTAAAATCGAATCGACtcccacataaaaaaataattcgcaTCTTATTTTTAGCGCGCAAAAATGCATGACTACGAAAAAAAACCGACAATAGATCCAGTCCAGGCGTCAGTCTGTCCGGAAAAGCCGCAGGATTTGGATTTAACTCCCGGGGAGCGCGCCGATGGGGTTCTGAATAAAACAAAACGCAAGAAAAGCATCGATTTTTCTAATGTTGACACCAACAGGCAATCTGATAACATGTATGTGAAAGTGGTTGTTCGTTTTTTGCAAAgagtaagtatttttatttcatttaattaacttattgggaagaaaatattttgttaaaagtaTGTGAAACATTTATGAAATGtatcgtttttaattattatgtttatgtttctcaataacttaagtttgtaaatattttgaggatcataaataataattatttactgcATATTATTAGGCACaagatttaaatgaatttaacaGAAAATATACAGTGAGTCAAAATGAAACTCATTCACCTGCAAAATAGCTGCAAATcgctgtattaaattttttataccgaAGTTAAGACATTACAAATATTTCTGATATCCCTAAGCacgtaaaagaaaataataaaaatataaatttatacaaaaaataagacAGGTAATcacaaactaatattttattcaaaaaactacACCTCAAGATGAAACTCATACGCTAATACAGcatgtttatttaaaacattgcattttattttttgcattctTTTAAGTAAATGCGGCATTTTGTAAAGATTTATAGTTAGTTTGTCAGTGGTTTAGGACAAACTTCGGTATCAGAAAGAAggttgattatttttttatcatactACCATAGTCGAGTCAAAAATAATTACCATAGTCGAACCGCTAGGGGAAAGCCCTTTGAAAGTAAggtaaaataagcaaaaaagaatacattttgCCAAAGAACACCAACATGTTACTTTTGAGTTCTGGAAAATGGTCAGATAAAGAGATTAAATTTAGCCTCTTTGCATGAGGGACGTGTCACAGTGTGAAAATAACCCAACGACGAACTACTTCAGAAAAATGTCGAAAACAGCGACAGTGAAACATGGTGGGAATTCAGTGATGGTATGGGGCAGTATGGCAGCTACAGGTGTGGGcaatttgtattttatagacggtattaaaaacaaagaagtcTACCTTGAcatttttaagacaaaatcttaagaaaaatgctgaaatgttcaaaattaatGCAACTCTTGCTTTTATCAAAACAACAACCCCAAATATAACTCATATGAAGTAAGGAGTTGGCTTCTATGTAATTGTCCCAAAGTATTGGTATACATCCCCAATCACCCAACCTAAATGTGATTGAAAATCacatggaaaaaaaaattagaacacataatatttataatatttctaatatccAGGATCCTTAACAAGCTTTATGCGAAGAATGTGAATTATTGTGAAAAATTAGTTATTGTATATTAGTGCCAACCAGGTTGCAGGGTGTCATAAAGAGTAAAGGATCATCTtcttttttccagtttttttatacatttactaTTTTCCTTTATGCCATTaagaatattagaaatattttttgaatgtcaTAACTTTCTTATAACTAATGTAATATATCGATTTGTGATTATTTCACAGGTGTATGAGTTTCGTTTTGAACCACTGTATGTTGATCTAGTGTTTTAAGGTATATTTTGTACGGtgggatataatttattaaaaagtaacaTATGGTCgcaatattgaattatttgccAGCAACTTAactattcttaaatatttaaaagtcatGTTAACCAGAGAATCATAAGTTTGTAGTTTGtttaaactaaaatacaaaaacgTGCTTCTTCACTTTTTCTAAGGCAAAATTCAACATgagatttatataattatatttaataatttttttaacatacttttCTATGTTGTATAAAGCCTTAAAGAtttccatattttttgaaaatacttcaCACAATGCAAATTAGAGATGCAACAATTTTGACAAAGATGTCTCTACATCtacttgattttttatattttttcatctatcttatttaatttgataaacaCGACATTTGGTTACTCAAagttaataaagatatttactATTGATAGCTAAGAATCTTCCtttagagaaaaattattattttttttataaaggtttccaatttattatcttatatatatTGCCATCTTTATTGTTcgatatgttttattaatttgtcatcATTATCGTCTTCATTTCATCATGGtcttattttcaattttcctttttatttatattaatgatttttaaatcttGGCCCTCTTGTCcccaaaaaaatactaaaaaaaatttactaaatattctattaaatttagtAGGGTATTTAATTGAATTAGTAGGTATATATATGATTACAGATATaagtcattatttaatttaataagatgtgattttacaaatatttcattcagcaaattataaataatagcCAAAGAGGCAGGTGCTagtaaatcaatttaaatagaccatacatttatttattgttgtagaATGTTGTCAGTATGCAATCAggtatttaagaaaatgttgtaatttacaATTGCCCTTTAATATAGTATGctataatactttttatattttcaggtTTCTCTTCTCTTTTTGGGCTACCTATTATGTTACTTTAATTATTCCCTAATTCTACCGCTAATTCTCATTTGCACCTTAGTATGGtttgaaaatgcaaaatcaaagaaaaaagaaaggatcaaaaaaaaagttttgtccAGCAGCATGACGAAAGAAGAGATTATAAACGTTGTTAAAGATCTCCCTTCCTGGGTAAGAATTGTATGTTCTGCATAAAcagtaattattgtttaatacattttaacagGTAAATTTTCCTGACAGAGAGCGAGCAGAATGGTTAAATGAGGTAAATcagtttcaatttatttttaaccttaatTTATTAAGGTCAATCGTTGCACCTTTCCAGATAGTTCATCAATTGTGGCCCAACGTAAAAAGCTACATAGTAAAATATTGCAGGGGCAAAATTCAGACAAACATCAGAAAGAAATTCGACTCATTCCGTTTCGAGGATATTGATTTCGGGAACACAGTGAGTGAAATAtgttttgctaaataaagaatgataattttaaaatgaaatatttttagcctCCGAAAATAGATGGAATTAAAGTTTATCATCAGGCTATGACCAAAGATTCAATTATAATTGATTTCGAAGTTTTGTGAGTAACAGCAATGTATATTTATCTCTAGTTTAATATACTGTGCTTTAATTTCGAAACggaccacccttaataacttcattaaaaaaaaaaaacacacgtcaatttagatatacagggggacgtctaatttaatattatgacaaagttctgtcaatcacttCCAGCTAAGCTCaatttgatatgtcaaatgggaatcTCCATCGTGTGATACctcattgtaagcagcattaaaatctCTATTCAACTGTGCTAAacaaattaaatcggttgacgcAACAGCGAATAGTGTCAGCGGACaatggtatgtcaaatggctatcctatagtatgatacatcattttaaagggcatacaaggtttttttttaaggatggttcgttttgaaataaaagcactgaTGTATAAGGTATTCTAGAAGCTCTATCGTAAACTTTGAGAAATAACAGGATAAACATTAAATACCATTAACCAGAACCATTAACTCACCTGATTTATTAAAGTCTAacctgtatttatttatatattaaatatttctacataaaatctataataataattttttttagttatgatGGAGATTGTTCTATAAATTTTTCCATGTCGGGAGCAGAAATAGGTCGTATCAAAGATTTTCAAGTAAGATTatgtgaaatattatttaaatattatggcGCATAAAACGTTTGAGGCAGTTATCGctatttctgcaaaaaaaacctAAACATATAGCATTCATTGATTCTTTAGATATTTATGTCGTTAGACAAGGCTAGCAATAATATGTATGGGCACTTTATGACGCGCACAGAGTTTTcaaattagtaaattaaaaaatatgtcttaaaaaaattattttctttatttcactCATTTTTAGATGGGAGTTGAAATCAGGGTAGTTCTAAAACCATTGTTATTCAGACCTCCCCTAATTGGAggagttcaatttttttttctcaatattccAGATATTGACTTTGAATTGGAAGGAATCAGTGGTATACCAGGTTTCAGGTAAGGCAaagctttttaaatataaataacttaaGTCTTTTTTACTTAGTCGTTATTCatcttatttcaatttttttcgtaccggaattttttcctaaatctaattaaatcaattttagttGATGGAATATGGTACttcatatatattataatttgtttaatttttagttatttcatACGtctaaaaattgaagaaatcatAAACAAAAAGCTTGTATTTCCAAACAAAATTACCAAGAGATTCACTAAATCCATCGAAGCAGCCGAATTAAAGTCTATTGAAGCAGAAGTAAGAGCATAACTGGCATTATTTGCAAGTATTATACGTTTTTGTGTAAATTTCTAGGGTGTCTTAAGAGTGCACGTCTTTGAGGCAaaagatttggaaaaaaaagatgTGACTGGAAAAAGTGACCCTTATGTAATTTTAAACGTCGGTGCGCAAGAATTCAAGACACAAGTCATTAAAAGAGATTTAAACCCGCAATGGGATTATTATTGTgaggtaaaatatttttttcagtttgtaAAAGAGtttgttaacaattttttatttctagtttaTTATTTTGGACCCAGCAGCAcagcaattatattttaaactttttgaccAAGATAATTTTAATGAAGATGAATTTTTGGGGAGGTAATCTTAAGGTTTATTCTTTTTACTTCTTTTGCTTAAAATGTAATTGTTTTAGTGGAGCCATCGATATTTCTCAAGTTATCAAACCAGGAAAAAGAGATCAGTGGTTTACGTTGGAAAATGTGAAGCATGGAAAAATTCATTTTCGGTTTAGCTGGCTGGCTTTGACGGCCGATAAGAATGCTATTGATGCGGTAAGTTTTTAAGTAAGAGTATTAAAAAGTAGCTACTTTGGCAAAAACGGCTGCTAATGGCTGGTCAAAAAGCTATTCTTTCTtctttagtttctttttaaaaatctcttGATTTTTAAGTTCCTAAGTGTTCTTTCCGTTATTTAGATTGATATCCAATATAGGCTTTTTCTTTGATAATAGTACTTAGTAGCAGATAAAAGAATTCATTAAAACCACTCTCGTCAGGAAGATGTGGAAAGTGTTTCTAAATCGTATACTGTAAACTACTTACTTGAGTTACCTagttttgataaaaacaagCAACAGATGGATTTTTTACATACAATTAAAGACAATATACTAGAATGGGTTGATagaattaatgattttatttgatttttggtgTTCTATCAAAAAGGTAATCTACAATAGAAAAAGCCTTTAATTGTACAAATTAATTATGACATGCATCTATGGTGTTTGCTAATGTATGATCCGTATGACCAGTACTTTccacctttttattttttttttctaaaagaagaCCTGGTATTGTGTATTGTAGCTATGACCAATCAAGGCTCGGCTATCGGCTTTAACATTGAAAACCTAGAAATCCAGGAAAACATGACACAGTGTTTTAGAAAAACGTTAAGGCAGACAATACTGCGTCATACATGTCCAAACGAGAAACAAAACTGTTATTTATTCAGATAGTGAAGGTGCAATAAAGACAAGCTCACACAAATCATAGGTTTAGAGATTTCTGTAGAAGCTATAGgtatttatatatgtacaaGAGAGATAAACTAATATTCTCAGTAGTTCCGAGGTATTGCTATaagtttttgctttttaaaattaaaaaaaaattgtcctaaCAATGACACTCAACAACCTAAATGTTCTGTGAGAAAGAAACATCTGAACATATCCGCGTTAGTAAAACTGCGTGAATCTCTATGCAGGTTTAGATCAGAACGTAACCAAGAATCAATGTCGTTCCTGAGCAATAGAGAGATTTCATCTCAAATACAAAGATCCAAAAACggaaattaaagtaaaattaaaaagtttgggTCATGGGTGGGATTCTAATCTGCATCTTTTACTTGTCCATTATAAATGCTTAACCAACAAAGCTAATGCAGGATTCAAATCCTGCGAAGAACACCacattagtttttctttttattttaatactaaaaattcTGCCCGACAAACAAAAGTGCTTCTATCCGACAAATCGATTAAGCaccttaaaattaatactttttagaTTCAAAAATCAGCTCATATGTTTTGATAACGATTGTAGTCTTTAATTATGTACAGTTGTTCGGCTTTAGGTGATTGACCTAATTGTAAGGTTGTAGAAGATCTCCTAAAtcgaatcaaaattaaatattgttaaacacaatacagttactgtaatttactaattaaaataGCCTAAAATACAGAAAAGTAAACCACGTAaatagatcaaaatattttgaaattatcaGACATCACAATAAAGTTCTAAAAGATGCATCGTTACAAACCACAAATTTAAAAAGCTGCACTACACAGTATTCACAATCACAAGGAATTCACAATTCCAAATCATAGGGAATCCCCAAAAAATTCGCCGAGAAAATAGTAGGCCTTTGCAATCAACAACCTTCACAACTGTCTTTTGAACATTCTTAGGGATAGGGAGTGTTTAATCAAGATGGGAACAtgattatacatatatttttttcttcttgggGTTCGTCTATTATGCCCGAAAACACCTCAGCCTAAAGGCTTATTGTGCTTACCCCGATATACATATATACTACCCAGCCTAGCCTCGCTGCCCTGTACCAGCCGGTACAGGTCTTTTGCTGCTGTGGTACCTAATGCTTCTGGGTTCAGTGTATCTCCCCAAATATTTGATGCCTTTTGCGGCACAAGATTTCGCAATTGCAAATTACATGTCGGACTATTTCTGGTTCCTTTTCGCACAAGGTCTCCATTATACACTCCAATTCTATTCAGGTGAAGACCCGTTCTGATACATATAAGTTATCTGAGTTTGTTCCTCCCAAATATAAGAAGgtctttagtaattttttcgtctttttttaaagttcatataCATGTTTTCTCTCTTCAGCTGTCTGATTTCTGTCTAGTGAGCTTGATGTTTTCTTTTCACCCAGTCCCTGATCTCAATGCGGAATGTGCTTCTTGGCACTCCTAGTGCAGGTTCTGGCCGGTGTAGGGGACCGTAGAGCCTTTTCTTGCAAGTTTATCGGCTTATTTATTTTCTGGAATACCTGTATGTCCCGGAATATAAGTTCGTTAGAAATGTTATAAGCCTAACTAAGTTGCGGTCTCCTAAGGTTTTCAGTTCCATTTCCAAACCAGTGTTGATAATATTGTCATAAAATATCGACTTTTTTGTTAAGATTGAGGTAGGCTGAGGAAGCCGAAGAAATCGGCTGCATGCTGAGTCAGGCatgttaagaaatattttcgcAGAAAGGCCATCTTCTCCtgaactgtttttatttttaatcgatGATAAAGTGATTCTTAGTTCAGGTAGATCAGTTGGAAGGAATAAAAATGAGCTTGAAATTTTTACAGTCACTAAATAGCTCATTGGATCTGCTATACTGCACTAAAACCTGTTAAGTGTATCTGGGGAGGTTACGGGAGTAAGAACAGGGCGATGGGTGTTCTTCTGCCGTATACCAACATTCTTTTGGAGTGTTTTGACTGTTGTTAAGCCTGCTAGACTAGTAATTCCGTTTGGACAATTTTACTAAACGGCGAAATATGGAACgatatttgacaaaatattCATTGAAAACTGCAGATGAAGTAAATTTTCTAATCATATCGAGCGACCAGAGATCTCTTGAAGACACTATAAGCCCTTCAGTAAACCATGTTTTTTTCGATCGTTTCCTGggtttagtttttgtaataGGGAAAACCCTCATTAAAAAGTCCTAACATTTGTTTATAAAAGGGCCTTCAAATGAAGCAGCATGTCCCAGTTGGAAGTGGCACACAATCTGTTAAAGCAAGTATAATCTTTACTACTAAA comes from Anthonomus grandis grandis chromosome 4, icAntGran1.3, whole genome shotgun sequence and encodes:
- the LOC126735106 gene encoding extended synaptotagmin-2-like isoform X1, encoding MFSTFKRAKMHDYEKKPTIDPVQASVCPEKPQDLDLTPGERADGVLNKTKRKKSIDFSNVDTNRQSDNMYVKVVVRFLQRVSLLFLGYLLCYFNYSLILPLILICTLVWFENAKSKKKERIKKKVLSSSMTKEEIINVVKDLPSWVNFPDRERAEWLNEIVHQLWPNVKSYIVKYCRGKIQTNIRKKFDSFRFEDIDFGNTPPKIDGIKVYHQAMTKDSIIIDFEVFYDGDCSINFSMSGAEIGRIKDFQMGVEIRVVLKPLLFRPPLIGGVQFFFLNIPDIDFELEGISGIPGFSYFIRLKIEEIINKKLVFPNKITKRFTKSIEAAELKSIEAEGVLRVHVFEAKDLEKKDVTGKSDPYVILNVGAQEFKTQVIKRDLNPQWDYYCEFIILDPAAQQLYFKLFDQDNFNEDEFLGSGAIDISQVIKPGKRDQWFTLENVKHGKIHFRFSWLALTADKNAIDAAAEETKLLKIENIHTALLTIYIESASNLPKIKAYKKPDPYIILTVGKNQTKSRTKKHTCNPIWDQGFYLLVRNPRNDSLIVTIIDKQSDSTLDKMVYSIKDLLDQPGMQISKEEFPLRLNSESKITISLQLRILHNAEFEPEDSETDSDDDSVKESKSLGTLTKEQLFNDSPKTSRHSSVEEQMEKFQRSEFSALNASPTFKTARFSQRLDERGRIELTMDYSELRQKLLVTVHRVANLPLKNPGDIPDPYVKLKLDGPGNSPVKYRTKVIVDSCDPEYEETFEYLLSISELPHQKLIISVKNKKMFSSRVLGQTIIELKSLQLFQEPVRAWYDLHEEEVSD
- the LOC126735106 gene encoding extended synaptotagmin-2-like isoform X2, yielding MHDYEKKPTIDPVQASVCPEKPQDLDLTPGERADGVLNKTKRKKSIDFSNVDTNRQSDNMYVKVVVRFLQRVSLLFLGYLLCYFNYSLILPLILICTLVWFENAKSKKKERIKKKVLSSSMTKEEIINVVKDLPSWVNFPDRERAEWLNEIVHQLWPNVKSYIVKYCRGKIQTNIRKKFDSFRFEDIDFGNTPPKIDGIKVYHQAMTKDSIIIDFEVFYDGDCSINFSMSGAEIGRIKDFQMGVEIRVVLKPLLFRPPLIGGVQFFFLNIPDIDFELEGISGIPGFSYFIRLKIEEIINKKLVFPNKITKRFTKSIEAAELKSIEAEGVLRVHVFEAKDLEKKDVTGKSDPYVILNVGAQEFKTQVIKRDLNPQWDYYCEFIILDPAAQQLYFKLFDQDNFNEDEFLGSGAIDISQVIKPGKRDQWFTLENVKHGKIHFRFSWLALTADKNAIDAAAEETKLLKIENIHTALLTIYIESASNLPKIKAYKKPDPYIILTVGKNQTKSRTKKHTCNPIWDQGFYLLVRNPRNDSLIVTIIDKQSDSTLDKMVYSIKDLLDQPGMQISKEEFPLRLNSESKITISLQLRILHNAEFEPEDSETDSDDDSVKESKSLGTLTKEQLFNDSPKTSRHSSVEEQMEKFQRSEFSALNASPTFKTARFSQRLDERGRIELTMDYSELRQKLLVTVHRVANLPLKNPGDIPDPYVKLKLDGPGNSPVKYRTKVIVDSCDPEYEETFEYLLSISELPHQKLIISVKNKKMFSSRVLGQTIIELKSLQLFQEPVRAWYDLHEEEVSD